In Oryza glaberrima chromosome 8, OglaRS2, whole genome shotgun sequence, the following are encoded in one genomic region:
- the LOC127781500 gene encoding peroxidase 47-like, producing the protein MMKKLVRLLIMVEVVAMAAAPRRAAALSMDYYGMSCPFAEMVVRSVVSQALMGDPSLAASLLRLHFHDCFVQGCDASVLLDSTPDNTAEKDALANKSLRGFEVIDRIKDALESRCPGVVSCADVLALAARDAVIMAGGPYYGVATGRRDGTRSSAADTVALPPPFLNATALIQLFGTHGFTAQDMVALSGGHTLGRAHCANFKNRVATEAATLDAALASSLGSTCAAGGDAATATFDRTSNVFDGVYFRELQQRRGLLTSDQTLFESPETKRLVNMFAMNQAYFFYAFQQGMLKMGQLDLKEGDAGEVRTSCRVVN; encoded by the coding sequence atgatgaagaagctGGTGAGGTTGCTGATcatggtggaggtggtggccatggcggcggcgccgcggcgagcggcggcgctgagCATGGACTACTACGGGATGAGCTGCCCGTTCGCGGAGATGGTGGTGAGGAGCGTGGTGAGCCAGGCGCTGATGGGCGacccgtcgctcgccgccagcctcctccgcctccacttccATGACTGCTTCGTCCAGGGCTGCGACGCCTCCGTCCTCCTCGACTCCACCCCGGACAACACCGCCGAGAAGGACGCGCTCGCCAACAAGAGCCTCCGCGGCTTCGAGGTCATCGACCGCATCAAGGACGCCCTCGAGTCGCGGTGCCCCGgcgtcgtctcctgcgccgacgtcctcgccctcgccgcgcgcgacgccgtCATCATGGCGGGGGGCCCGTACTACGGCGTGGCGACGGGGAGGAGGGACGGGACGCGGTCGAGCGCGGCCGACAcggtggcgctgccgccgccgttcttgAACGCGACGGCGCTGATCCAGCTGTTCGGGACGCACGGGTTCACCGCGCAGGACATGGTGGCGCTGTCGGGGGGGCACACGCTGGGGCGGGCGCACTGCGCCAACTTCAAGAACCGggtggcgacggaggcggcgacgctggACGCGGCGCTGGCGTCGTCGCTGGGCAGCACgtgcgccgccggcggggacgccgcgacggcgacgttcGACCGGACGAGCAACGTGTTCGACGGGGTCTACTTCCGCGagctgcagcagcggcggggCCTGCTGACCTCCGACCAGACGCTGTTCGAGTCGCCGGAGACGAAGCGGCTGGTGAACATGTTCGCCATGAACCAGGCATACTTCTTCTACGCGTTCCAGCAGGGGATGCTCAAGATGGGGCAGCTCGACCTCAAGgagggcgacgccggcgaggtcagGACATCTTGCAGGGTCGTCAACTGA